ATCTGACATCGTTGTAGAGGAAGGACTCATCGAAGGAGAACTCGGCCTTCTGGTAGCGGCATTCACCCACGCCATCACCCCAGGTGGACTTCGAAATAAGCCGCGCCCCGGTGAGCCGGTGCTCGCGGTTCTGAAAGATGACATAACCATTCCCCGCCATGAAGAGCCGCCCCATTTCCGTGTCCTGAACTGAGAAGAGATGGCTCATGGCGTTCGCGTTGGCTAGCGCCCCGGAGGCGAGGAGGGTTGTCTTCCCGGTGCCGATGGTCCGCTCCGTGGCATTCCAGCCAAGGTCGTCAAGGACATTCTCTACGCGGACGCTGGACAATTCCTGAGCATAACCGCCACCATCATTCAAAAGCCGGCGGGAGAGACACTTGACGATGCAGGCACAGTCAATCTCCATGTAGGCGCCCTTGCCGCCCAGGGACTCCCAGCCGGGACGGAATGCCTCAATGAAGCCGGTGTAGATGTCCCATGTGCCGGCAATCAGGTCTGTCGCCCTGATATTCACGCGCTTCATGGGCAGCAGGTACCCATAATGAGGGCCGGAGGCATTGGCAGGCCAGTAAGCGCCTGATGTGTTCTTGAGCTTGATCGTGGCCGTGGCCGCTTCAAGCCGGTCGAGTTCGTGGAAGCGCCCCCGGGCAATGTGGATAGCCTCGACATCCTTGGAGACATCCGTCCACGCCGGGCTATCACTGAACGGGTCAGTAGTCAGCGCGATCCTGACGGTGACGGCCGGTATGAACGTAATCGGCATCAGGCGATCCCTGTGTTCACGTTCCGGCGCATATCAGCCAGGAGATTCTGGCGCACCACGTTGGTGAGGTCGCGCTCGCTGACAACCGAGCCCTGGATGTTGTTAGTGATGATGATGACCGGAGGAGGTGGCGCGGGCGGTGGCGCAACCGGCGGCGTGATAACCGGCGACCTCGGGATATTGCCCCACTCCGGGAGCTTCGGCATTTCCAAACTGGCGCCGGTGAAGCCGCTGGTGAGCGCCTGCCAGAGATACGAGCCGAGAGCCTTGAGGACTCCCCACAACCACCCGGCCGCCGACTTGATGCCTTCCCATAGATTGAGGATGAAGTTCAGGCCCGCCTCAAAGGCGCCCTCACCCCAGGCCCAGACGGTATCCCAGGCCAGTTGGACATAGTAGGGAATGGCCTCGGTGAACAGCCACTTGAGCCAGGCGCCGGCGAACACGGCATAGGCCGCTACAATGGTCTTCCCGGCCTCGAAGAGCGCCCACAGATAGTTCCAAGTATTGGCGAGGTCCTTGGTGATGCTGTCCCAGTACATGATTGCCGGGATCACCATCATGAGAATGCCAATCACCAGCATGGCAATAAGGCCCGCAGCCGCCAGGCTCGTGACGCCCAAGGCGGCGGCCACCCACCCGACGGCTGTACTGACTAGCGACCACCCTTTGGCCAGGGTGGGCAGAGCCACCAACATGGGGCCGACGATGCTCATGATGACCCCGAGGGGAATGGCGATTCCGGCCAATGTGTTTGCCAGTTCCGGATTGTCCTCTGTCCATTTGATGATTTTGCCAATGACCTTGGCCATGGCATCAGCGAACGGCGTGAGGTAGGGGATCACCAGCCGGGCCAGCGCCGTCGTCAGCCCTAGAAGGCTGCCCTTGAGTTGGTCAATACTGTAGTCCATCTGGATGGCGGACTTCATGGCCTTCTCATCCATGACAAGGCCCAGCCGCTCCGCCTCGGCCTGCATCTTGGCCATGCCGTCCGCGCCCAGGTCGAGGATCGGCAGAATCTCAGTCCCGGAGCGTCCGAAGACGCGCTGGGCCATCGCCGATCGCTTCAGTGGGTCTTCGATACCTGCTACTGCCCGGGAAAGGACATTGAACGCTTCTTCTGGCGACTTCCCGGCCAGATCGTCCATTGATAGCCCGAGTCCGCGCAGCGCCTTCGAGGCTTCCCCGGAGTTGGTACCTGCCTCAGTGACAAAGGCCGCCATGCCCCGGAATGCTGTAGCCACGGCGTCGGTCGAGATCCCGACTTGCTGCGCCATGTAACGATAGATTGAAAGGGCCTCGGTGCTCATGCCGGTCTTGGAGCGCAGGCGCTCCAGTTCCTCGCCGAGGTTCGCATAGTCCGTCGCCATCTTGATTGCCGAGCCAGTAATCATGGCTCCGGCCGCGGTCATGGCCAAGCCAATCTGTCTTACGTCGATGCCAGCCTTCTTGAGCTGCGAAAGGGTGCCCTGGATGCCCTTAGTGGCCTCATCCCTCAGCTTCATAAGGATAGTTAGTTCGGCCATGGGTCACCTGCCATTCTTGGCTCGCTCGACCTCAATGTCATGCTCGGCCCGTTCCTCGGTGGCCATGAAGAGATACAGCTCGTCCAGGAAGTTCGCCGGGTGGCGGTCGTACTCCCATTTCGTCCAGTGCATCGTCCTCATGATCTTGTACCGCCGCCACCGCTCCGCATCTTCCAGTGGCAATTGCTCCTCGGCGTCCAACTCCTGCGGATTCGCCCCCACCATCAGCCGGTACAGGGGCGCATGGACGCCGTTCAGGAGTTTTTTCGGACATACGCCTCGGCTTCTTTGCTGAGAGCATCGATCTTCTCCAGAGTCGGTTCGCGATAGCAGCCGCGCAGACGGCTCACGGAGTCACGGTTGACCGGCACCGGCTTCCCCGCATCGTTCTTGAAGGACCACGCCACAATGCCGCGTTCCAATAGGGCGATGCGCCCCATGGTCAGACTCACCCTGACGTCCTTGACCGTCTGACCACCCTTCTCCACATCCACCGTCTCGGCGCTCGCCATTTGTTGCAGCATGTAGTCGCGGTCGAGCTGGGTGAACTCGAGCTTGAGGTCTACCCACTCGCCGTCGCCGAACGTCAGGCGCTCGACCTCGCCGTCCTCGATAAAGAACTTGCTCATACCTCTCCTTCTCTCTCCCGCTATGCGCTGGCAATCTCCAGCCCGTGAATTCCCTGGAACTCGTAGGCGTAGGTAACAAGGCCGCTGATGTCCACCTTGGGGTTGAGTTTGGTGATGATGGCGCTACCCCGGAATTGCTGGGTAGCCGTCGCCGACTCACGCAGCTCGAGGCCAATCACCGTGCCTATAGTCAACGGCGCGCCATCTTTGAACCCTTCGAAGCTGCCCTTCCAGCCGGTCAGTGTGGGGGCAAAGCTGCGCACGCCACTGGAGTCAAAGGCCGTAGTCTCCAGCACTTCGACTTCCTGGTCGAGCGTCCACGACTTGATGCCGGCAATGGTCTTCGCTGCCTCGATAGCGTCACAGCGGAACGTCATATCCGCCAGGTCCGTGATCTGTTTGATGCCGGCCGAGATGATGGCCGTATCGCTACCGGGGTTTGCCAGCGCCAGTTTGCAGAATTTCCAGACATCGGCCGTCAGTGCCGGCAGATCCAAAGACTCCAAGGGCGAAGCGCAAGCGCTGGTATCGTCCAGGAGCAACTGGCAATCTCCGGCACTTTGGTTGACCGAGGACTTGACCCACAAAAGGATTGCCACGTACGCGGCCAGGTTGATTGCCGCGAAGTCGATGGTATGCAGCAGCGTCGTCCCCCCGATGGTCGTCGTGACCACCTTCGCCGCTCCCGATCCCACTTTGTAATCAGTTGTGTCGAGTGTTGACACGCGGCCCGCGCCAGCAGTAGTCCACGCCGCGTCGCAGGCATGGACCGTCTGTAAACCAAGGTGGACAGCCCCGGCTTTACCCGAAAGCCTTGCCATGTGGTGCCTCCTTTATGCCGTCGCTATGGTGAGCGCGCCGGTGCCCTGGAACTCATACGAGTAGGCCACCAGGCCGGCGATGTCGGTCTTGACGCCCAGCTTGGTGATGATGGCCTGGCCTGTGAACTTCTGGGTGGCTGTCTGGGATTCCTTGAGTACCAGCGCGACCTCGGTCCCGATGGTGAGCGGGGCTCCATCCTTATAGCCCTCAAACGAA
The sequence above is a segment of the bacterium genome. Coding sequences within it:
- a CDS encoding phage tail tape measure protein; the encoded protein is MAELTILMKLRDEATKGIQGTLSQLKKAGIDVRQIGLAMTAAGAMITGSAIKMATDYANLGEELERLRSKTGMSTEALSIYRYMAQQVGISTDAVATAFRGMAAFVTEAGTNSGEASKALRGLGLSMDDLAGKSPEEAFNVLSRAVAGIEDPLKRSAMAQRVFGRSGTEILPILDLGADGMAKMQAEAERLGLVMDEKAMKSAIQMDYSIDQLKGSLLGLTTALARLVIPYLTPFADAMAKVIGKIIKWTEDNPELANTLAGIAIPLGVIMSIVGPMLVALPTLAKGWSLVSTAVGWVAAALGVTSLAAAGLIAMLVIGILMMVIPAIMYWDSITKDLANTWNYLWALFEAGKTIVAAYAVFAGAWLKWLFTEAIPYYVQLAWDTVWAWGEGAFEAGLNFILNLWEGIKSAAGWLWGVLKALGSYLWQALTSGFTGASLEMPKLPEWGNIPRSPVITPPVAPPPAPPPPVIIITNNIQGSVVSERDLTNVVRQNLLADMRRNVNTGIA